A stretch of DNA from Tachysurus vachellii isolate PV-2020 chromosome 4, HZAU_Pvac_v1, whole genome shotgun sequence:
AACTTCCATATCTCCCACGGAGGGAGTTTAAAGTATATGGAGGCCAGATTGGCGACTCTACCTCTGAGATTAGCTTCAACAGTGTATGCCGACAAGTTGAAGAGGGCCTACAAGAACATTTTAGTGAGAGTGAAATCATCAGAGGGGTATTGAAGATCACTAAACCGGGTCACTTCAAGGAGATGTTAATGGAGAAAGAGGATTTGACTGTACAAGAGTTGATAGGGCTGCTACAGTCCCACTTAGGAGATAAGAGTAGCACAGAGCTGTTTCAGAAGTTGATGTGTGCACGCCAAGGAGAAAATGAGAATCCACAGCAGTTTCTTTATCGAGTAATTGGACTCAAACAAAAGATTCAGTTTGCTTCCAAACACAGCACTGGGGATATAAGGTATGACGCAAAAACCATAAAAGAGGTATTTCTCCACACAGTTTGCCAGGGTTTGGGGTCCAAACACGGTGAGCTTCGTCGTGAACTTAAACAACTAATTGCTGCAGGAGACGTAACGGATGACATGCTTCTCAGACAGCTTGTAAAGGTAAcaagtgaggaggaggagagacagCGTCGGCTGCAGTCAACGCCACGACTTAAAGCCACTCATGCTCATAGTGCTCAAATTGAAGGGACTTCAGAAGTTAAGGCAGCATCTGTGACTACTGAGCAGACTGATAAAGAGATTCGCAAGCTTATTACCCAAGTAGAAGCACTGACTGATGTAGTCAATTCACTGCAACAGCCCAAGGGGAAAGAACAGAATTGTCAATGTATGGCTAAAGCACCTGAAAAGAGGAGAAGGTCGGGTTGTCCTAACTGCATGAGACAGGGGAAAGAGGAGACTTGCAGCCACTGTTTCATTTGTGGAGGGGAAGGTCACCGGGCGGTTGGCTGCCTAGACAGACAAAAAAGGTCAGTACCTAATGTCAGGCCAAAAAGTACACCAGAGACTGCAGTCCCTAATGCAGGTTCATCCTATCGCAACTATACAGTCAATGCTGGTTCATGGGATCACATGGGTAGTACCACCAGGAAACCGAGGAGAAGACAACCTGAAGGCTCAGGAGAAAAGATTGTCCAGTTTGTTGGGAAAAAGTGTCTACTGGAAGGAGAAATTGGAGGTCATCGTGTAAACATGCTTCTTGACACTGGAGCGCAGGTTAGCATCATTGATCAAGACTGGAGGAAAAAGTACTTACCAACACATGATGTCCGCCCCTTATCTGAAATAGTGGGACCCAGTGCTGGTCTGGAGGTGTTCGCTATCAATGGGGAAGTAATTCCATTTAGTGGGTGGGTCGAAGCAACAGTAAGCTTATCTGGACATGATGGGACTCGTTACTCCATCCAAGTCCCTTTTCTGGTCAGTCAGCTACAGTTGGAGAGGCCGCTGTTAGGGTTTAATGTGATCTCAGAGTTAATCACAGGACCCAAAGATAAGGCAGGCATCCTTACTACCTTACATTCCCTGATGAGTAACACTGGAAATACTCAAGATGACCTGGTTAAAGTGTCAGTTGGCTTCATTCGTACAAATAGAGTATATGCCGACACAGCCCGGGTGAGGGTAGGGTCACAAGGTGTCACCATTCGTCCTGGTCAGGTCGCCAATGTAAAATGTAGGGTACCTCCCAACTTTAATATTTCTGACCCCACAGTCCTATTTGAGCCAAGTGAGGAGGCCCCACCACTAGCATGTCTTGATCTTGGAGAAGGACTGATTGAGGTTCACAAAAGAAGACAGACGCACATAAGAGTTCCAGTTGGCAACCACACAAAGCATGAGGTGACCATCCCAAAAAGAACCATACTTGGGGAAATAGCAGCCATTGCTAAGATTATCCAGACAGATCAACTTGAGCCAACAAATCCACAGGGAACTGTTTCATCCCAATCAGCACAGCCAGAGGATGACAACACACAGTGGCATCCTCCTGTAGACCTCAGCCACCTGAAATCAAGTGAACAAGCAGTAGTGAGACAGCTTCTTTATGAAGAGTCGTCTGTGTTTGCTCGTAATGAAAATGACATTGGAAATATCCCCAGCCTACAGATGGCATTGAGTTTGAAGGATGATATCCCTGTGCAGAAGGCCTATACTTCTATACCCAAGCCACTCTTGAAAGAAGTTAAGGAGTATGTACAGGACTTGCTTGCTAAGGGCTGGATAGTAAAATCTCGTTCACCCTATGCTGCCCCAGTAGTATGCGTCTGGAAAAAAGATGGCACACTACGACTATGTATAGACTACAGACAGCTCAACAGGAAGACCATCCCTGATCGTCATCCACTGCCAAGAATACAGGATCTCATGAACACCTTGGGTGGTTATCGCTGGTTTTCCATACTTGACCAGGGAAAAGCTTATCACCAGGGGTTTATGGCCGAAGGGTCGAGGCACTTGACAGCATTTGTGACCCCTTGGGGCCTATTTGAATGGGTAAGGGTCCCTTTTGGCCTTTCAAATGCTCCTGCAGCTTTTCAACGGAGTATGGAGGAAATGTTAGAGTCCATCCGTGATGAGTGCTGCCTGCCATACTTGGATGATGTTCTCTGCTTTGCCAAGTCCTTTGAAGAACATGTTGAAAAATTGCGAGTCGTGTTCAGGGTTCTCCGGGAGCATGGAGTCAAGCTGCGTCCAGCTAAGTGTGAGTTGTTTAAGCAGGAGGTCCGGTACCTGGGTCGCCTTGTGTCTGCGGATGGAATAAGAGTGGATCCAAAAGATCTGGATGCTGTGAGGATACTTCGTGATAAACTACCTCGAAATGTTGGAGAAGTTCGCCGCCTTGTGGGCTTCCTAAGCTATTACAGAAGTTATATTCAAGACTTTGCTAGGTTAGCTAAACCTATTTATGGGCTGCTCCAAGCGAACACAGCAGAAAATCAATCACCAATAGGAAGggaaaggaaaaggaggaggagctcACAGCTGCCCTCTCGACATCCGATTGTTTGGGGAGACGAACACCAGCAGAGTTTAGACAGACTCATTGACATGCTAACCAACCCACCTGTGCTTGCATATCCTGATTTTGATGCACCATTTGTACTACACACTGATGCTTCAGAACAAGGATTAGGAGCAGTGCTGTATCAGAGGCAGGAAGGAAGAATACGGGTCATTGCCTATGGCTCAAGGACACTGTCGCCTGCTGAGAAAAATTACAGACTCCATTCCGGTAAGCTGGAATTTCTTGCTCTAAAGTGGGCGGTGTGTGAAAAGTTTCGTGACTACCTCTTCTACGCCCCATGTTTCACCATTTATACTGATAATAATCCTCTCACCTACGTGATGAGTTCAGCAAAGTTAAATGCAGCTGGTTATCGTTGGGTGGGGGAACTTGCAGATTTCTGTTTTGAGATCAAGTACCGTCCCGGCAAGAGTAATAATGATGCCGACATGTTGTCACGTTGTTCCCTGGACATGGACCAATACATTAGTGAGTGTACAGAGGGCCTGTCACAAAGTGCCATCCAGGCAACTTGGGAGGGTAACATGATGTCCAAGAATGAAGATGTAGCCTGGGTGGCAGCCCTAAACTTAAAAGCAACTGACACAGTCACACTCCATGATCAGGTGGCACCTGCCATTACTCCTGATGAATTGAGTAGAGCACAACATGAAGATCAGGTGATTGGGCCAGTGGTCAGATTGAAGGAAGCTGGTAAGACATTGACCCCTGATGTTCGGCGTATGGCGGCGAATGACACGATGAAGCTGCTAAGAGAATGGCATAAGCTAGTTCTAGAAAACAACATACTTTATAGGAGAACGACACAAAGACGTCAACTGGTACTGCCTAGAAAATATCGGCAGATGGTACTTCAGCAGTTGCATAACCACATGAGTCACGTTGGGACAGAGAAAGTACTACAGTTGGCTCGAGAAAGATTCTACTGGCCTGGGATGCGGAAGAGTGTGGAAGAATATGTGACTCGCCAGTGTCCCTgtgtaacacaaaaacaacctGTAACCCATGGGCACGCGCCAATGGGAGGGATAACCTCAAACGCACCTTTGGAATTGGTGTGTGTTGATTACTTGCACCTAGAGACCAGTCGTGGGGGGTATGAATATATCCTGATGGTCATTGATCACTTCACCAGGTTTGCTCAGGCTTATCCTACCAGGAACAAATCTGGGAAGACTGCAGCTGAGAAAATATTCAACGACTTCATACCTCGTTTCGGGTTCCCAGCAAAACTACACCATGACCAGGGGCGTGAGTTTGAAAATTCCCTTTTCCACACCCTACAGAAGCTCTCTGGGGTGGGTCGCTCCAGGACTACTCCATACCACCCTCAAGGTAATCCTGTAGAGAGACTGAACCGAACTTTGCTTCAGATGTTGCGGACACTGAATGAAAAGGACAAACAGAATTGGAAGGAACATCTGCAGAAGGCCATTCACGCCTACAATTGCACCAGGCATGAGTCGACGGGATACTCTCCCTTCTACCTAATGTATGGTCGTCATCCACGGCTTCCCATCGACTTATTGTTTGGGATAGTACAAGAAGAGGGATTCACCACCCCACGTGGGTATGCTGAACGCTGGGCAGATCGGATGGCTGAAGCCTATAGGATTGCAGCACAGAGCAGCAAGCAGAGGAGTCTGCGTAATAAAGAATACTATGATCAGAAAGCCAGTTGTATCATTCTAAGACCTGGAGATCGTGTCTTGGTAAGGAATATGAGTCAGAGGGGTGGCCCAGGAAAGCTGCGTTCTTATTGGGAGCCTACCATTTATGTTGTGAAGGAGCAATTAGGTGATAACTTTGTATACAAGGTACATCCTGAAAATGATGAGCGCAAGGTCAGAACATTGCACCGAAACCACCTCCTGCTTGCAAATGATTTACCAACACCAGAGAATCTGGACCCAAAGAATCAGAAAGTGCCTGGAAGAAGAGGTGTTGAGACAAGGGTACGGCTGAGGAGAAAGGTGACACAAAAAGACAAGGTAGGAGGAGATGAGGAGTCAAGCtctgatgaagaggaagaatacTATTGGAGGAGAATACGCAATTCAAAACATTCTGAATGTGAAGGAGAGGAACCAGGAAGTGGGCAGTCTAAGGGAGAGCTGGATGGGTCTGACTcaatggagagagatgatttacAGAGGGCTTGCACAAGAGAGACTTCGAACCAATTATCAAAAGAACCAGAGTGCATATCTCATGAGGCTGACCTTCCAGAAGATACTTCGCTACCTGTGGAGAGCCAGGAGCCAGAACAAGACATGGAATCAGGAGGTGAAGACCCACAACAAGAACCCCCACAACAAGAACCCTGCAGAGGAAATAAGAGATCACTCAGAGAGAGAAGACCAGCTCAAAGAATGACGTACCCCTTTCTTGGACAACCCACATTCCAAACAGTACCAACATTAAACACACTAACAGCAAACACAGTTCAGTCACTACCCTGGGCACTCACATCTGCACATACATGGGGGGACCATATCAGTAACCCATACCAAGGGATACCAGTTACAGTTATAGTTCCAAATTATTGAGAATATATATATGGATACCTAAAGAGTTAAGAGTTTCACCTTCTGTGGTGGGGAGAGTGTGACGCCCCGATTGTCGGTTCTTCACAATTAACACAATTACAAGTGTAATTAAAGACACTTAAATGGGTTTTtgcatgttaaaatgtttaaaggaaTGGTGGTTCCACCAGTTCAATAGAGGGCGCTGTGGGAGTGCTGCGTGTTGCAAGGTGTCTGCTGGGCTGCAGGGCATAACCCAGCAAGACAAGAGCTGATCACACGCatggttttgtcctgtctttattTCACAATTCCACAGATTGCTGGGAACATTTAACTGCCAGCTGATACGGAAGTCCCGTACCCgctacacacagactgaaaatCCTGTGTATTTgcatttgtatgtgtatttttgtttcagTGATCTTCCTGTGATTTATCAGATGTATGAAGAGCAGTCAGTATTTGTGAAGTTCCACACAGACAAAGTGGATATTGCATTGTGTTGCATCTGTGCTGCATCAGACATACACTAGATTCAAACAGTTAATGTCATTCATTATCTAACTAAACTTTTCACTTTCTACGTGTTGGAGTTTCAACCGTGATACCAACACAaccttcatcatcattgtcTGACTCTATCTGTCCAGATGTAGATCAACCCCAACTACATGATTATGATGAATCTGGTCCCTTATGAACAATCAGCATGCACACTACAATATGAAGTCAGAAGAGATAGACATATTAATTCAGcattctataatatatatttactgcCATTAGCAGATTCCCTTATCTACAACCAGTTAAAGAAATTCTTTGCAGACCTACATATATAGCTACAGATACAGAAAGTGTCATTGTATTACACATTTAATgttcagagacagacagcaatGAAGGTGGTGTGCAGGAAGCTCAGATCTTtaaaatatgtgtaaatgttttccaCATACTGCCAGAAATTCAGACAAAGTCCGGATCTCTCATTATGAAAATTTTTATTCCTCCATGGTGAATTCTAATCACATATGACTGTTTACACATCTGCATTACACTGATGTAATTTAcacatatttcacacacacttcctgtacaGCTCTTTCTAACACAAATAGTAGGGGAAGTGGGAACAGCATTATTTCTCTTTAAGACACTGATGAAGACACATTCAGAACAGGCACAGAACATTAGCTTTAATATCTTTCTAAAATAGAGTTGGTGTAAATATCTGTGAGAGTGAACTCAGGATGAAGAGCCTCCTCATCTTCACCTTCTGTCTGATCTCAGGTAAAGAAATGCACTTCAAAATAATCCTCACTACCAGCAGCAGTGTTACATGAAGGAAGGTTTTGCTCAGATGGATGTTTGGTGTTTTGTTAGATGGAGGAGCCTCAAATGAAGTAACAGGATATTCAGGAGGAGGAATCCTTATCAAGTGCAAGTATGGTGCAAAGGTCACACAAAGGCCAAAATATTTCTGTAAGGGTTCAATGCGAGACTGTTCTGaccaaataaagacagaaaatgaaaaCCAGTGGGTCAATTCAGGAAGATTTTCACTGTTTGATGACACCAAATCATCAGAGTTCTGGGTGATGATAAGAGAGCTCACTGTACAGGACACTGGGACGTACCACTGTGGAGTTAATGTAACTTCAGGGAATGACATTAAGACATCAGTGAACCTGAACGTAAAGGAAGGTGAGTCTCCCACCACTGCCTTCTGTTAATCTTTACAAAGATCTTGTGTCATTAGCAGATATACAAAATACCAAGTAATATTACTGTCCTTAAATAGCATTTCTATCATTAGAATTTTTACTCTACATTTTCTTTCAGAACTTTCAAATAGTAAAATCATGACTTAATCTATATTTACTGTCTGCATGGCTAAGAAACTAATCAATGCATTTTTACTTTGATTCCTGATTAAAGGAAACCAATATCTGCACCTGTGTATTAAACTCAGCTGTTTCCTGTGAATCCTCAGTTTCTTCTGAACTTCTCTTTGCAAGTTATCGTCATTCAATTGTATGTTTATgagctgcatttttttgtcttttagctTAAGTCGTACATTTTGATTCCGATTGTCCTGCAAGCAGtattgttcagtgtgttcattaaattcattcattggGACTACTGAAGTCCTTATCtaggtttaaaaataacaggCTATAAGAATTGATAAGTGTTCTGAGAGGAGATGATTATTTCGGGtttctccagtgtcagtttATTGTGACAGTTTGATGCTGGAAAATGCTGGAAAATTCTGGAATTCTGAAAATATTATCTTCAAATAATCAATATAGGCTTGAAAACAGAAACTCTGCTTTGCATCAGGCCAACcttctattgtttattttcctataagagAAGACCTTAtggtttttgtatttatttactatattgCTTGTTATTGATTATGATGGTGAGGCTTTATGACATATAAACTGATCCAATTGGTTTTGGATCTGCAGATCTGTCCTATGGGAAGTCCATCAGTAAGACTGTCCATGCAGGAGGAGATTTGAATGTCAGCTGTAAATACCCAGAATCCCTCAAGAGTCACCCTAAATTTGTCTGCAGGAGGCTGCAAACTGCTGCTTGTTCTTATAATACATCTGTTAAAGGAAgtacaaaatatgtaaaaactgGGAAAATATCTCTGTATgatgacaaagaaaaacaaatcttcagTGTGAGTATTAGAGATGCAACTGAGCAGGACTCTGGTGAATACTGGTGTGGAGCTGAAGTACCTTGGAGATCTGATCATGGATACAAGGTTTATTTCACACGAATCGACCTGACAGTCACTGGTGAGTTTGTAGAAACACTGAGATACTCTGAATTAATGTTTTTGACATTAAACAACTTTTTACTGTTTTAGATCCACGTGTAACAGGTTCAACTTCAATACCTATAcaaacttcatcatcatcatcagctgacCTTACT
This window harbors:
- the LOC132844242 gene encoding polymeric immunoglobulin receptor-like, with protein sequence MKSLLIFTFCLISDGGASNEVTGYSGGGILIKCKYGAKVTQRPKYFCKGSMRDCSDQIKTENENQWVNSGRFSLFDDTKSSEFWVMIRELTVQDTGTYHCGVNVTSGNDIKTSVNLNVKEDLSYGKSISKTVHAGGDLNVSCKYPESLKSHPKFVCRRLQTAACSYNTSVKGSTKYVKTGKISLYDDKEKQIFSVSIRDATEQDSGEYWCGAEVPWRSDHGYKVYFTRIDLTVTGFPASTVITVTVILLLLLIGTIILILTLQNRHKMQAGTTFQNSGNGQEVPLDVHEYEEIKITRRLSASNAEMSTVYVTAQLPTISSDHHNAYVKRGLPTNPCDSSVYSSAQLSTIPSDQNIYSKAQLPTCL